A region from the Takifugu rubripes chromosome 22, fTakRub1.2, whole genome shotgun sequence genome encodes:
- the LOC101064516 gene encoding desmocollin-2-like — translation MLPKMWRVVVFLCALALVVSRTESCFRTGFVQVEVPQMIQPGYRIPKVDVSNCLRKSATLTLTDSNFAISGAGKIEVAAPMVVSPAGRVFSVSARDSGGATSHLTVRLICAPPRDGRKSSGEVVLRRFKRRWSPPPYNLLENDKGPFPKYLETLESEVAANNKVYYTISGPGYNQHPVNVFKFDSDTGKLSALKTIDREEFPSFTLTVRVFERGTNKELDDPLPYSIVIDDMNDNAPTFTGPLQVTVLEKSKAGTTVGKINATDRDQPGTNHVKIRYTLLDGLNLFSIQPNTGVITTVTDSLDRETKDKYLVTVKIQDMAGASSGLSNTGTATIVVGDINDNPPTFTETSYDASVKENEIDKFILRIPVNDKDLENTPNWVSKFEITKGNENGNFRVETDPKTNGALLYVSKALDHEKAKTVALEITARNEAELSGTSAGWNSIPVNLNVLNVDEGPEFSAPNITFNVKENIPNNTLIGRYSALDPETKSSNGITYYKVSEPAAWVNVDRQSGDLKVANTIDRESMHVKDGKYSFTMKAVDAASKSSTGTVILVIEDVNDNKPTLPSAELLICEKEGERGSTVVVAEDKDAGHFSAPFSFSLPPDNDGKWSLESLNGTAAVLKQVKDLPRRVYEVDIDVKDLQSNGGIQTVSVRVCQCRNGACMAQDSSSSLGSLGWLALLLPLALLLLLCLLVAFLCVMKKEKLELEDAGDGGGILLKSNTEAPGEEVDSSLITVPPFGGDAGAKGTLKGNTGTWGSGQGSFGQGTLKTGVYKSGITNDIQDFYSSQYDNQYGTQQFNQDYFIDGGMGGDGRYLAQNSSFHHTWQTNGRYLQQKLPFLGTQEDERYAEDAVHDYRFEGVGSEAGSVGCCSGFGDDNDLGFLNTLGPKFKTLANVCRKT, via the exons ATGTTGCCCAAgatgtggagggttgtggtTTTCCTGTGCGCCCTGGCGTTG GTCGTTTCCCGGACGGAGTCATGTTTCCGGACGGGCTTTGTTCAGGTGGAAGTACCGCAGATGATCCAGCCTGGATACCGAATCCCCAAAG ttgacGTTTCCAACTGCCTCAGAAAATCGGCCACTTTAACTTTGACGGACTCGAATTTTGCAATCAGCGGAGCCGGAAAAATCGAAGTGGCGGCCCCGATGGTGGTGTCCCCAGCGGGGCGCGTATTTTCCGTGAGTGCCCGAGACAGCGGGGGGGCCACCAGCCACCTCACCGTCCGCCTTATCTGCGCTCCGCCGCGGGACGGTAGAAAG TCCAGCGGTGAAGTGGTGCTGAGGCGCTTCAAGAGACGCTGGAGCCCCCCACCCTACAACCTCCTGGAGAACGACAAAGGGCCTTTTCCAAAATACCTTGAAACG ctggagTCGGAGGTGGCAGCCAATAACAAGGTTTACTACACCATCAGCGGCCCTGGCTACAACCAGCACCCAGTCaatgtttttaaatttgattcCGACACGGGGAAGCTTTCCGCGCTCAAGACAATCGATCGCGAGGAGTTCCCGTCATTTACG CTGACGGTCAGAGTTTTCGAACGGGGCACCAACAAGGAGCTGGACGACCCTCTGCCCTACAGCATCGTCATAGACGACATGAACGACAACGCCCCCACCTTCACGGGCCCGCTGCAGGTGACGGTGCTGGAGAAGAGCAAAGCAG GCACCACGGTGGGGAAGATAAACGCCACGGACCGAGACCAGCCAGGGACCAACCACGTCAAGATCCGATATACTCTCCTGGATGGTTTAAACCTGTTTTCCATTCAACCAAATACGGGTGTCATCACCACGGTAACGGACAGCCTGGACAGAGAG aCTAAAGATAAGTACCTGGTCACAGTGAAAATCCAGGACATGGCGGGCGCCTCGAGCGGTCTCTCCAACACAGGCACAGCCACCATCGTCGTGGGCGACATCAACGACAACCCGCCGACGTTCACGGAGACGTCC TACGACGCCAGCGTGAAGGAGAACGAAATTGACAAGTTCATCCTGCGAATCCCGGTCAACGACAAGGATTTGGAGAACACGCCCAACTGGGTTTCTAAATTTGAAATAACTAAAGGGAATGAAAATGGGAATTTCAGGGTGGAAACGGATCCCAAAACCAACGGCGCGCTGCTGTATGTGTCGAAG GCCTTGGATCACGAGAAGGCCAAAACCGTAGCGCTAGAGATCACGGCCCGCAACGAAGCTGAGCTGAGCGGCACCAGCGCCGGCTGGAACTCCATTCCAGTGAATCTCAACGTCCTCAATGTCGATGAGGGCCCGGAATTCTCAGCTCCCAACATCACCTTCAACGTCAAGGAAAACATTCCAAACAACACCCTGATAGGACGATACAGCGCTCTGGATCCGGAAACAAAGAGCAGCAACGGCATCAC TTATTACAAGGTCAGCGAACCAGCAGCCTGGGTCAATGTGGACAGACAGAGCGGCGACCTCAAGGTGGCCAACACAATCGACAGAGAGTCAATGCATGTCAAGGATGGAAAATACAGCTTCACCATGAAGGCCGTGGATGCTG CCTCCAAGAGCAGCACGGGAACCGTCATCCTCGTGATCGAGGACGTCAACGACAACAAGCCCACCCTGCCCTCCGCCGAGCTGCTCATCTGTGAGAAGGAAGGCGAGCGCGGCTCCACCGTGGTCGTCGCTGAAGACAAGGACGCTGGACACTTCTCGGCGCCCTTTTCCTTCAGTTTGCCGCCTGACAACGATGGCAAATGGTCTCTGGAATCTCTAAATG gTACCGCCGCCGTGCTGAAGCAGGTGAAAGACCTCCCTCGGAGAGTCTACGAGGTCGACATCGATGTCAAAGATCTGCAGAGCAACGGCGGAATACAGACGGTTTCAGTCAGGGTGTGCCAGTGCAGGAACGGGGCCTGCATGGCCCAGGACAGCTCCTCGTCCCTGGGGTCCCTGGGGTGGCTGGCCTTGCTGCTGCCTctggccctcctcctcctgctct GCTTGTTGGTGGCCTTTTTGTGTGTGATGAAGaaagagaagctggagctggaggacgcGGGAGACGGCGGCGGAATCCTGCTCAAATCCAACACCGAGGCCCCCGGAGAAGAAGTG GATTCCAGCCTCATCACCGTCCCCCCCTTCGGAGGCGACGCCGGAGCCAAAGGCACGTTGAAGGGCAACACGGGCACCTGGGGCAGCGGTCAGGGCTCCTTCGGTCAGGGCACCCTCAAGACTGGGGTGTACAAGTCCGGCATTACTAACGACATCCAGGACTTCTACTCCAGCCAGTACGACAACCAGTACGGCACCCAGCAGTTCAATCAAGATTACTTCATCGAtggcgggatggggggggacGGCAGGTACCTGGCCCAGAACTCCAGCTTTCATCACACCTGGCAAACAAACGGACGCTATCTCCAGCAG AAGCTGCCGTTCCTGGGAACGCAGGAAGACGAACGCTACGCCGAGGACGCCGTCCACGACTACAGATTCGAGGGGGTGGGCTCCGAGGCCGGCTCCGTCGGCTGCTGCAGCGGCTTCGGCGACGACAACGACCTCGGCTTCCTGAACACGCTCGGCCCCAAGTTCAAAACGCTAGCAAACGTCTGCAGAAAGACATGA
- the LOC101064287 gene encoding desmoglein-2-like — protein MAPLFKGSFLVLLASLLAIVPVGAEGKGPVLHREKRNWISAPRHLKENQDYTGYPNIARIRSDKENYTKIFYSLSGPGVDQPPLNVFSVDPNSGFVKIHSILDREEVANYTLKGIARYPDGSLAESDIDLRITVDDENDNPPIVKLQQVGYVDEASAAGTVVMKVICTDADEPGTQHTKLFYQIASESNPDGLFYINSQTGEVMVQESSLDRETRDSYKLTIIAVDMNGQPEGNTGTGEIEVKITDINDNIPVLDKDSYEGSIEENTVNKEVMRFKAFDMDVPDTANWLADFKIISGNEAGYFDITTDPKTNEGILIINKPLDYEDLKEINLGVVVNNKAPYNFGTGGGGGGGGGGGGGGGGGGGGGGGGGGGGGGGGGGGGGGSVYQKPYNVKINVLNEKEGPRFQPGVKVVPLSEDSSSIDLQKIITNYAAIDTDTLQTATNVRYAKIRDEDNWLIIDEKTADIRLNKMPDRESKYLKNGTYYAEIICITNDMPSKTATGTIAIQVEDFNDHCPTLTSTTETMCHWDNFVYVTAKDEDDFPNSAPFDFTVIEESSKGKWVVEPLNESTIILREQEKLWPGIYQVAVEVKDQQGKSCGDVQMDVVVCTCHEDSRTCVPRSATSSNFSTSGILLLLLGLLLLLLVPLFLMFCLCGGAAGAGNFKTIPYDTKQQLISYHTEGQGEDKEIPLLQTPVEVGGGGVKIRDMKNYGKGQHDLIDMGMAAGGGGVGGGTMTMDGFNRYGEHIDMEYANGGTMLGQGNYSQYSGGFVDGMALSSEFLGEYYSNKSNHAAQQFQEKNAMMVYDYEGKESPAGSVGCCSLHENDDDLSFLNDLGPKFKTLAEICTGSAIVTESVPPPRAVSPVQIPPSTHTHVHTHTETVRDRDRVNVDHTASVAGSASSTFIQEERVSETIQVPPALPKVQVQDKIVVPSQTVLVQQPAMYYTTTPMYVMESNPQMVLVAGGAQQAVGQVGQVGLSQGLVQVGGLQAPQGVVLVDRQVGGLTGRVSHGLSQGTRQVLVENGSLSGQQVAHIAPGYVQVQMPRAKGSEVRSQGKQVKTQSYSLASRGSVGSSELLVENGSLAGQQVAHIAPGFVQVQVPREIGSDLRSQGKQVKIQSYSHASRGSAGSSEDYAQTTTPKIQGSQRVVVQHKKVSVTEKTLDSNTGV, from the exons ATGGCTCCGCTGTTCAAAGGCAGCTTTTTGGTCCTATTGGCGTCTTTACTAGCG ATTGTTCCTGTGGGGGCTGAAGGAAAAGGCCCAGTGCtgcacagagaaaagaggaactgGATCAGCGCTCCCAGACATCTGAAGGAGAACCAAGACTACACCGGTTATCCAAACATCGCCAGA ATCCGCTCGGATAAAGAGAATTATACAAAGATATTTTACTCTCTGTCCGGTCCCGGGGTCGACCAGCCACCTTTAAATGTATTCAGTGTCGACCCCAACAGCGGCTTTGTGAAAATCCACTCCATTCTGGACAGGGAGGAGGTCGCTAATTATACT CTGAAAGGTATAGCGCGGTATCCTGATGGGTCCCTTGCTGAAAGCGACATTGACCTCAGGATCACCGTTGATGACGAGAACGACAACCCGCCCATCGTCAAGTTGCAGCAAGTCGGATACGTGGACGAGGCGAGCGCAGCGG GTACTGTTGTGATGAAAGTGATCTGTACTGATGCTGACGAGCCAGGCACCCAACACACCAAGCTCTTCTACCAAATTGCAAGTGAGAGCAACCCGGATGGGTTGTTCTACATCAACTCTCAAACCGGAGAGGTGATGGTTCAAGAAAGCAGCCTGGACAGGGAG ACACGGGATTCCTACAAGTTGACTATAATAGCGGTAGACATGAACGGGCAGCCCGAGGGAAACACAGGAACCGGAGAGATCGAGGTGAAAATTACGGACATAAATGACAACATTCCAGTCCTGGATAAAGACTCG TACGAGGGCAGCATAGAGGAAAACACCGTCAACAAGGAAGTGATGCGGTTCAAAGCCTTTGACATGGACGTTCCTGACACCGCCAACTGGCTGGCTGACTTCAAAATCATTTCCGGAAATGAGGCAGGCTATTTCGATATCACTACCGACCCTAAGACCAACGAGGGGATTCTCATCATTAACAAG CCGTTGGACTATGAGGACCTGAAGGAAATTAATTTGGGAGTGGTTGTTAACAACAAAGCACCCTATAACTTtggaactggaggaggaggaggaggtggtggaggcggaggtggtggaggaggaggaggtggaggaggaggtggaggaggaggtggaggaggtggaggaggaggtggaggaggaggaggagggtccgTTTACCAAAAACCCTACAATGTAAAAATCAACGTTCTCAATGAGAAAGAAGGCCCCCGCTTCCAACCAGGCGTCAAAGTAGTGCCTCTCTCCGAGGATAGCAGCTCCATCGACCTGCAGAAGATCATCACCAACTACGCCGCGATTGACACGGACACCCTACAGACGGCCACCAACGTGAG GTACGCCAAAATTCGTGACGAGGACAACTGGTTGATCATCGACGAGAAAACGGCAGATATCAGGCTGAATAAAATGCCCGACAGAGAGTCCAAGTACTTGAAAAATGGAACGTATTATGCTGAAATCATCTGCATCACCAACG ATATGCCCTCAAAAACAGCCACAGGGACCATCGCCATCCAGGTGGAGGACTTTAACGACCACTGTCCGACTCTAACCAGCACGACAGAAACCATGTGCCACTGGGACAATTTCGTCTACGTCACGGCTAAAGACGAAGATGATTTCCCCAACTCGGCGCCATTTGACTTCACTGTCATCGAAGAGAGCAGTAAGGGAAAGTGGGTTGTGGAGCCACTCAATG AGAGCACCATCATCCTGAGGGAGCAGGAAAAACTGTGGCCAGGCATTTACCAAGTGGCGGTGGAAGTCAAAGACCAACAGGGAAAGTCATGCGGAGATGTTCAGATGGATGTCGTTGTTTGTACTTGCCACGAGGACAGCAGAACCTGTGTGCCTCGCAGCGCGACGAGTTCAAACTTCTCCACTTCGGGGATCTTGCTCCTCCTTCTGgggctgctgcttttgctgc TGGTGCCTCTTTTCCTGATGTTCTGCCTGTGCGGAGGGGCAGCAGGTGCCGGGAATTTCAAAACCATTCCGTATGACACCAAACAACAGCTGATCTCGTACCACACCGAGGGACAGGGAGAAGACAAG GAAATTCCGCTTCTCCAAACCCCAGTGGAAGTAGGTGGTGGAGGAGTAAAGATCAGAGACATGAAGAACTACGGAAAGGGGCAGCATGATCTGATCGACATGGGAATGGcagcaggtggtggaggtgtAGGTGGTGGCACAATGACAATGGATGGGTTCAACCGCTACGGCGAGCACATTGATATGGAATACGCGAATGGCGGAACGATGCTGGGACAAGGAAATTACTCGCAATACAGTGGTGGGTTCGTTGACGGAATGGCTCTGTCCAGCGAGTTCCTGGGGGAGTATTATTCCAAC AAATCCAACCACGCAGCACAGCAATTCCAGGAGAAGAACGCCATGATGGTGTATGATTATGAGGGTAAAGAGTCCCCGGCAGGCTCTGTAGGGTGCTGCAGCCTTCATGAGAATGATGACGACCTTTCTTTTCTCAATGACCTCGGCCCTAAATTCAAAACCCTGGCGGAGATCTGTACGGGCTCGGCCATCGTGACTGAGTCGGTTCCTCCTCCGAGAGCAGTGTCTCCTGTCCAGATTCCCCcttccactcacacacatgtcCACACGCACACGGAAACCGTTAGGGACAGGGACCGGGTCAATGTCGATCACACCGCCAGTGTGGCAGGATCAGCGTCCTCCACATTCATTCAGGAGGAGCGAGTGTCTGAGACAATCCAGGTTCCACCCGCTCTTCCCAAGGTTCAAGTCCAGGACAAGATCGTGGTTCCCAGTCAGACAGTGCTAGTGCAGCAGCCAGCCATGTATTACACCACAACACCCATGTACGTAATGGAGTCCAATCCCCAAATGGTGCTTGTAGCAGGTGGTGCCCAGCAGGCCGTAGGTCAGGTAGGTCAGGTAGGCCTGAGCCAGGGGCTGGTGCAGGTTGGAGGCCTGCAAGCTCCCCAGGGTGTGGTTCTCGTTGACAGGCAAGTAGGTGGTCTAACAGGCAGAGTGTCACACGGCCTTTCACAAGGAACCAGACAGGTGTTGGTGGAAAATGGGTCATTGAGTGGACAGCAGGTCGCTCATATAGCACCAGGCTATGTTCAGGTCCAGATGCCCAGAGCGAAGGGTTCTGAAGTCAGGAGTCAAGGCAAGCAGGTGAAAACCCAGAGTTATTCACTCGCTTCCCGTGGTTCAGTCGGGTCGAGTGAACTGTTGGTAGAGAATGGGTCGCTGGCTGGACAGCAGGTCGCTCATATAGCACCAGGCTTTGTTCAGGTCCAGGTGCCTAGAGAGATCGGGTCAGACCTCAGGAGCCAAGGCAAGCAGGTGAAAATCCAGAGTTATTCACACGCTTCTCGTGGTTCAGCCGGTTCCAGTGAGGACTATGCCCAGACAACCACACCCAAGATACAAGGCTCCCAGAGAGTGGTTGTGCAACACAAGAAGGTCTCAGTGACTGAGAAAACTCTGGACTCAAATACAGGTGTGTAA
- the LOC101062287 gene encoding tubulin beta-2A chain, whose translation MREIVHIQAGQCGNQIGAKFWEVISDEHGIDPTGSYQGDSDLQLERVNVYYNEASGNKFVPRAILVDLEPGTMDSVRSGPFGQLFRPDNFVFGQSGAGNNWAKGHYTEGAELVDSVLDVVRKESENCDCLQGFQLTHSLGGGTGSGMGTLLISKIREEYPDRIMNTFSVMPSPKVSDTVVEPYNATLSVHQLVENTDETFSIDNEALYDICFRTLKLTTPTYGDLNHLVSATMSGVTTCLRFPGQLNADLRKLAVNMVPFPRLHFFMPGFAPLTSRGSQQYRALSVPELTQQMFDAKNMMAACDPRHGRYLTVAAIFRGRMSMKEVDEQMLSVQNKNSSYFVEWIPNNVKTAVCDIPPRGLKMSATFIGNSTAIQELFRRISEQFTAMFRRKAFLHWYTGEGMDEMEFTEAESNMNDLVSEYQQYQDATADEMGEYEEDEIEDEEDIRQDLRH comes from the exons ATGAGGGAAATCGTTCACATCCAGGCGGGCCAGTGTGGGAACCAGATCGGGGCGAAG ttcTGGGAGGTGATAAGCGATGAGCACGGCATTGATCCCACCGGTAGTTACCAAGGTGACAGTGACCTGCAACTGGAGAGAGTAAATGTCTACTACAACGAGGCCTCAG GTAACAAGTTTGTCCCCCGCGCCATCCTGGTGGACCTGGAACCAGGAACCATGGATTCGGTTCGTTCGGGCCCATTTGGGCAGCTGTTCAGGCCTGACAACTTTGTCTTTG GTCAGAGCGGAGCTGGAAACAACTGGGCCAAGGGTCACTACACcgagggagcagagctggtggaCTCGGTGCTGGATGTGGTCCGGAAGGAGTCGGAAAACTGCGACTGCCTCCAGGGCTTCCAGCTGACCCACTCCCTCGGTGGGGGCACAGGCTCGGGAATGGGTACCCTGCTGATCAGCAAGATCCGCGAGGAGTACCCGGACCGCATCATGAACACCTTCAGCGTCATGCCCTCCCCGAAGGTGTCCGACACCGTGGTGGAGCCCTACAACGccaccctctctgtccaccAGCTGGTGGAAAACACGGATGAGACCTTCAGCATTGACAATGAAGCCCTGTACGATATTTGCTTCCGCACCCTGAAGCTGACCACGCCCACTTACGGAGACCTCAACCACCTGGTGTCCGCCACAATGAGCGGGGTCACCACCTGTCTCCGCTTCCCCGGCCAACTAAACGCCGACCTCCGGAAACTGGCCGTCAACATGGTGCCTTTCCCCCGCCTGCATTTCTTCATGCCGGGCTTTGCTCCTCTGACCAGCCGGGGCAGCCAGCAGTACCGCGCCCTCTCCGTGCCAGAGCTCACGCAGCAGATGTTCGACGCCAAGAACATGATGGCGGCCTGCGACCCCCGACACGGCCGCTACCTCACCGTGGCAGCCATTTTCCGCGGCCGGATGTCCATGAAGGAGGTGGACGAGCAGATGCTGAGCGTGCAGAACAAGAACAGCAGCTACTTCGTGGAGTGGATCCCCAACAACGTCAAGACCGCCGTGTGCGACATCCCCCCCCGCGGCCTCAAAATGTCCGCCACCTTCATCGGCAACAGCACCGCCATCCAGGAGCTGTTCAGGAGGATCTCCGAGCAGTTCACCGCCATGTTCCGCCGCAAGGCCTTCCTCCACTGGTACACCGGAGAGGGCATGGACGAGATGGAGTTCACCGAGGCCGAGAGCAACATGAACGACCTGGTGTCCGAGTACCAGCAGTACCAGGACGCCACCGCTGACGAGATGGGCGAATATGAAGAGGATGAGATAGAGGACGAGGAAGACATCCGTCAGGATCTCCGCCACTGA
- the LOC101064068 gene encoding solute carrier family 22 member 23-like, with amino-acid sequence MESTGGSAAAPAKHTDSSVGESDMEAMRMETEGHQPENGFVSSETTTPAPLTRIDQCVLPFLGGFGRYQKQLILLTWIPALFIGAIQFSDNFLLDQPNSTCVQPVLNASAPTSAPSALSERLTNNGTRGDHIYNNGAHGTDSDVDHMRCNCSEWKFKLHTGLVQNVVTKWSLVCDSASEVHIAKFALVVGSSFGYLVFGILADWFGRHPMLIISVLSMLAFGLSVAFSVNVPMFSILRFFEGFSLAGIILSLYLLRIEICLPEWRFSMNMVTCFLMLAGQLLMPVVAYLCRDWQVLQVAIICPLVLMLSYIWVFPESLRWLLATQQYYRSNWIMERIAKKNKVNLELDPENIFTELQRVLHIKPKRKCIMTMVGTRNLWKNIVVLCLNSLTGFGIHYCFVRSLMDPEGHNTIMSDNFYVEFYTKAVITVASCLVLCPAVGLMGRRGGLLMFMIITALASLLQLGLLNLLGKYSGQLNIDSSDTLNKNLSLSFSIIGMFSSYGVSILSIFICAEITPTVIRGGGLGLVLASAGFGMLTGPIMDLHNQKGYFLHHIIFACCTLICIICILLLPETRRHPLPETLADGETYNRQTLLKPRKSGEQRFLLGPSKNNRDYSRVQDLALHEAATTVVSTMESTASSAVDLTILSTADMTAPALVQVHPNELEPKDPNGRSPSSLSGNPVTGPSEDGVIDASELRPLSSTSSQEAPDVTDPLLADEPPAADGGSVKSLPHSVIPQVNGGESTATRGDSSSGPTPAALLISTTPTIEPRPSSVLESPDPVETRSVSPESPQSLQEDLQASLAEPDALSMQDRPPPPTHSSSSTRY; translated from the exons ATGGAGTCGACAGGGGGGAGCGCTGCAGCCCCGGCTAAACACACCGATTCGTCTGTCGGCGAGAGCGACATGGAGGCGATGCGGATGGAAACGGAGGGCCATCAACCGGAGAACGGCTTCGTGTCCTCCGAAACCACAACGCCGGCGCCGCTGACGCGCATCGACCAGTGCGTCCTCCCGTTCCTCGGGGGATTCGGGAGGTACCAGAAGCAGCTGATCCTGCTCACATGGATCCCGGCGTTGTTCATTGGAGCCATCCAGTTCTCTGACAATTTCCTGCTCGATCAGCCCAACAGTACGTGCGTTCAGCCGGTCCTGAACGCGAGCGCGCCCACCTCGGCTCCCTCCGCGCTGTCGGAGCGTCTGACCAACAACGGCACGCGTGGAGATCATATTTACAACAATGGAGCTCACGGCACCGACAGTGACGTGGACCACATGCGGTGCAACTGCAGCGAGTGGAAGTTCAAGCTGCACACCGGGCTGGTGCAGAACGTGGTCACCAAG TGGAGTCTGGTGTGCGACTCTGCGTCGGAGGTCCACATCGCCAAGTTTGCCCTGGTGGTGGGATCCAGCTTCGGCTACCTGGTGTTTGGGATCCTCGCCGACTG GTTTGGCCGCCACCCGATGCTGATCATATCGGTGCTGTCCATGCTGGCGTTCGGCCTGAGCGTGGCCTTCTCCGTTAACGTCCCCATGTTCAGCATCCTGCGCTTCTTCGAAGGCTTCAGCCTGGCGGGCATCATCCTCTCGTTGTACCTGCTCA GGATTGAGATCTGCCTGCCAGAGTGGAGGTTTTCCATGAACATGGTGACCTGCTTCCTGATGCTGGCCGGCCAGCTGCTGATGCCCGTCGTGGCCTACCTGTGCCGTGACTGGCAGGTCCTCCAGGTCGCCATCATCTGCCctctggtgctgatgctgtCCTACATCTG GGTGTTCCCTGAGTCGCTCCGCTGGCTGCTGGCCACGCAGCAATATTACCGCTCCAACTGGATCATGGAACGCATAGCAAAGAAGAACAAAGTGAATTTGGAGCTTGACCCTGAAAATATCTTCACAG AGCTCCAGAGAGTTCTTCATATCAAGCCCAAGAGGAAGTGCATCATGACGATGGTCGGCACCAGGAACCTGTGGAAGAACATCGTGGTGCTCTGCCTGAACTC GCTAACAGGCTTCGGCATCCATTACTGCTTTGTGCGCAGCTTGATGGACCCCGAGGGTCACAACACCATCATGTCCGATAACTTCTACGTGGAATTTTACACCAAGGCGGTCATTACTGTGGCGTCCTGCCTGGTGCTGTGCCCCGCGGTGGGCCTGATGGGTCGACGGGGCGGCCTCCTGATGTTTATGATCATCACTGCTCTGGcctccctgctgcagctgggcctGCTTAATT TGCTGGGCAAGTACAGCGGCCAGCTGAATATAG ACAGCTCAGACACGCTAAATAAGAACCtatccctctccttctccatcatCGGCATGTTTTCCTCCTACGGGGTCAGCATTTTGAGCATCTTCATTTGTGCCGAGATCACACCCACCGTCATCAG AGGTGGCGGCCTGGGCCTCGTCCTGGCCAGCGCTGGTTTCGGCATGCTGACGGGGCCCATCATGGACCTTCACAACCAGAAGGGTTATTTCCTTCATCACATTATCTTTGCCTGCTGCACTCTCATCTGCATCATCTGCATCCTCCTGCTGCCCGAGACACGGCGCCACCCGCTCCCCGAGACCCTGGCCGACGGGGAGACCTACAATCGTCAAACCCTCCTCAAGCCGAGGAAATCGGGAGAGCAGCGCTTCTTGCTCGGCCCTTCTAAAAACAACCGGGACTACAGCAGGGTGCAGGACTTGGCGCTCCACGAAGCCGCCACCACAGTCGTCTCCACCATGGAGTCCACCGCTTCCTCGGCCGTGGATCTGACCATCCTGTCCACCGCAGATATGACCGCACCTGCGTTAGTACAGGTGCACCCCAACGAGCTGGAGCCCAAAGACCCCAACGGCCGTTCGCCTTCGTCTTTGTCCGGCAATCCCGTGACCGGTCCGAGTGAGGACGGCGTCATAGATGCAAGCGAACTGCGCCCCCTgtcttccacttcctcccagGAAGCTCCCGACGTCACGGACCCACTTTTGGCCGACGAGCCTCCGGCAGCAGACGGAGGTTCTGTGAAGTCGTTGCCGCATTCAGTCATCCCCCAGGTGAACGGCGGCGAATCCACGGCTACGAGGGGGGACTCTTCCTCCGGACCCACCCCAGCAGCCCTCCTGAtctccaccacccccaccatcgAACCCCGGCCCAGCTCCGTGTTAGAATCCCCCGACCCAGTAGAAACTCGCAGCGTCTCCCCAGAATCTCCCCAGTCTTTGCAGGAGGACCTTCAAGCCAGTTTAGCAGAACCTGATGCTCTATCTATGCAGGAcagacctcccccccccacccactcctcctccagtACCAGGTACTGA